From Methanobacterium congolense, one genomic window encodes:
- a CDS encoding 4Fe-4S dicluster domain-containing protein, whose protein sequence is MEKIMIQPDICDGCGDCEEACARLHGTSRITVREIDDSHYPIVCQQCEDAPCVMICPTEAMTNEVSPEKCIGCGLCMMVCPFGAISMHDRKAHKCNQCPDKDTPACVTACSKRAIAKIDTERMKLKKQNEHLAKVTGLGKKKRKSTDFISVLTANARTNKVLHKEVE, encoded by the coding sequence TTGGAAAAGATAATGATTCAGCCGGACATCTGTGACGGCTGTGGGGACTGTGAAGAGGCATGCGCACGTCTTCACGGAACATCAAGAATCACTGTAAGGGAGATCGATGATTCTCACTATCCAATAGTCTGCCAGCAGTGCGAGGATGCCCCCTGTGTTATGATCTGTCCAACAGAGGCCATGACCAATGAGGTCAGCCCTGAGAAGTGCATAGGATGCGGACTGTGCATGATGGTATGTCCCTTCGGAGCCATCAGCATGCACGACCGCAAGGCCCACAAATGCAACCAGTGCCCTGATAAGGACACCCCTGCATGTGTTACAGCCTGCTCCAAAAGAGCCATTGCCAAGATCGACACAGAACGCATGAAACTCAAAAAACAAAATGAACACCTTGCAAAGGTCACAGGATTGGGTAAAAAGAAAAGGAAAAGCACTGATTTTATCAGTGTGCTCACAGCCAATGCAAGAACCAACAAGGTCCTGCACAAGGAGGTTGAATGA
- the porD gene encoding pyruvate synthase subunit PorD, translating to MVSIGAAVKEPGSTRQNKTGSWRTFKPILDKETCIKCENCILFCPEGCVNKEYDIDYDFCKGCGICAEECPVKAIKMERE from the coding sequence ATGGTATCAATAGGAGCAGCTGTTAAGGAACCAGGAAGTACCCGCCAGAATAAAACAGGTAGCTGGAGGACTTTCAAACCAATTTTAGACAAGGAAACTTGTATAAAATGTGAGAACTGCATTCTTTTCTGTCCGGAAGGCTGCGTAAACAAGGAATATGATATAGACTACGATTTCTGTAAAGGGTGCGGCATATGCGCCGAGGAATGCCCTGTAAAAGCTATTAAAATGGAGAGGGAATAA
- the phoU gene encoding phosphate signaling complex protein PhoU — MERRYPRIRFQKRLDDLKKDVEDLGETSLSSYKKALDAFITYDEELVDAVMKSTDKLDEMNYRLEHRAMSIIASEQPVAKDLRFIEACIKVGSHLKRMGYLASNIAEVAKHIKEEDVPEKPMTDIRHMGDIVEGMVSKSIYAFLNKDMNLVREIRRDDDKVDDLFDKALEDISKSMFQEKDAISYLIYVLFVARFLERIADRAENIGDRTIFMITCEKREDKED, encoded by the coding sequence ATGGAGAGAAGATATCCAAGAATAAGATTCCAGAAAAGATTGGACGATCTAAAGAAAGATGTGGAAGATCTAGGCGAAACAAGCCTTTCGTCCTACAAGAAGGCTCTGGATGCATTTATAACTTACGATGAAGAACTGGTTGATGCTGTGATGAAAAGCACGGATAAACTGGATGAAATGAACTACCGTCTCGAACACAGGGCAATGAGTATAATAGCCTCTGAACAGCCAGTTGCAAAGGATTTAAGATTCATAGAAGCATGTATCAAGGTTGGAAGTCATCTCAAACGTATGGGATACCTTGCTTCAAACATAGCAGAGGTTGCAAAGCACATCAAGGAGGAGGATGTTCCAGAAAAGCCAATGACCGACATAAGGCACATGGGGGACATAGTCGAGGGAATGGTCAGCAAGAGCATATACGCGTTCCTGAACAAGGACATGAACCTTGTCAGGGAGATACGCCGGGATGACGACAAGGTGGACGATCTATTTGACAAGGCACTTGAGGATATATCCAAGAGCATGTTCCAGGAGAAGGATGCAATATCCTACCTCATATATGTGCTATTCGTTGCAAGGTTCCTTGAGAGGATAGCAGACCGTGCCGAGAACATAGGCGACAGAACCATCTTCATGATAACATGCGAAAAACGTGAAGACAAAGAGGATTAA
- a CDS encoding SAM-dependent methyltransferase: MSVKYESIVPWGRSFQEYVNMFNLTFDDLDKSILSCGDGPASFNSTMKKSGKTVVSIDPLYNLNRRTIEKKIEETYETVMGQTKYNEDKFVWSTVKDVEELGNIRMTSMREFLSDYETGKIENRYITAELPYLPFENNQFELALSSHFLFLYTENLSLDFHMNSIDEMLRVSEEVRIFPLLDMNAVPSIHLPYVVESLTKKGCKVEKIGVNYEFQKGGNSMLKITK, translated from the coding sequence ATGTCAGTTAAATACGAATCCATCGTACCATGGGGTAGATCCTTTCAAGAATACGTAAACATGTTTAATTTAACCTTTGATGATCTGGATAAGTCCATATTGAGTTGTGGTGATGGACCTGCCAGTTTCAACAGTACAATGAAGAAGAGTGGAAAAACTGTAGTTTCCATTGATCCACTGTACAATTTAAATCGTAGAACAATTGAAAAGAAGATTGAAGAAACATATGAAACAGTTATGGGCCAAACTAAATATAATGAAGACAAATTCGTCTGGTCAACGGTTAAGGATGTTGAAGAATTGGGAAACATCCGTATGACCTCAATGAGGGAGTTTTTATCTGATTATGAAACTGGAAAAATTGAAAACAGGTATATTACTGCAGAGTTACCCTATTTACCCTTTGAAAATAATCAGTTTGAATTAGCACTGTCTTCACATTTTTTATTTTTATACACTGAAAATTTATCACTGGATTTTCATATGAACTCCATAGATGAAATGTTAAGGGTGTCTGAAGAAGTGAGAATATTCCCTTTACTGGATATGAATGCTGTTCCATCAATTCATCTCCCCTATGTGGTTGAGAGTTTGACTAAAAAAGGTTGTAAAGTAGAAAAAATAGGGGTTAATTATGAATTCCAGAAAGGTGGGAATTCCATGCTGAAAATAACCAAGTAA
- the porA gene encoding pyruvate synthase subunit PorA — translation MVLKVISSNQAIAEAVKLAKPQVIPVYPITPQTTISEYLAKFVADGDIDAEYIRVESEHSAISASVGASGAGVRVFTATSSQGLALMHEILFAAAGLRAPIVLADANRALSAPLSIWNDQQDSISQRDAGWLQVYAENGQEALDSVLMAYKISENPEVLLPSMVCVDGFILTHTVDPVDVPSQEEVDEFLPPYKPEHAFLDPANPMSIGSFTDPDYYMEARYSMELAMERSKKVFKKVSEEFEAKFGRKYDLVEKYRCEDAEIIMVAMGSICSTIKDVIDDLRAKGEKVGLLRIRVFRPFPVDEIREALKGASKVAVIDKNISFGIGGVLYSNIKAKTDADAYGFIIGLGGRDIKPSSIIDVIEKTKNPQSDVQWIGIKEEEL, via the coding sequence ATGGTTCTTAAAGTGATTTCTTCAAACCAGGCCATTGCTGAGGCAGTGAAACTTGCAAAACCCCAAGTAATCCCTGTTTATCCAATAACACCACAGACAACCATATCAGAGTACCTTGCAAAGTTCGTTGCAGACGGAGACATAGACGCAGAGTACATAAGGGTTGAATCTGAGCACAGTGCAATAAGTGCATCTGTTGGAGCATCAGGTGCAGGTGTCAGGGTGTTCACAGCAACATCATCACAGGGACTTGCACTCATGCACGAGATACTCTTTGCAGCCGCAGGTTTAAGAGCACCAATAGTACTTGCAGATGCTAACAGAGCATTATCTGCACCATTAAGTATCTGGAACGACCAGCAGGACTCAATATCCCAGAGGGATGCAGGATGGCTTCAAGTATACGCCGAAAATGGACAGGAAGCCCTTGATTCTGTACTCATGGCATACAAAATATCTGAGAACCCTGAGGTTCTGCTTCCAAGTATGGTGTGTGTGGATGGTTTCATACTGACCCACACAGTTGATCCAGTGGACGTGCCTTCACAGGAAGAAGTGGATGAATTTTTACCACCATACAAACCAGAACATGCATTTCTGGACCCTGCAAATCCAATGTCAATAGGATCCTTCACAGATCCAGATTACTACATGGAAGCAAGGTACTCAATGGAACTTGCAATGGAAAGATCCAAAAAAGTCTTCAAAAAGGTCAGTGAAGAGTTCGAAGCAAAATTCGGACGAAAATATGACCTGGTTGAGAAGTACCGCTGCGAAGACGCAGAGATCATTATGGTTGCAATGGGATCCATATGCAGTACAATAAAGGATGTTATAGATGACCTCAGGGCCAAGGGAGAGAAGGTAGGTCTTCTACGTATAAGGGTCTTCAGACCATTCCCAGTTGATGAGATCCGTGAAGCTCTCAAGGGTGCTTCAAAGGTTGCAGTTATCGATAAAAACATATCCTTCGGTATTGGAGGAGTTTTATACAGCAACATCAAAGCAAAAACAGATGCCGATGCCTACGGATTCATAATAGGCCTTGGTGGACGTGACATAAAACCATCAAGCATAATTGACGTTATTGAAAAAACCAAAAACCCACAAAGTGACGTACAGTGGATAGGAATCAAAGAGGAGGAGCTTTAA
- a CDS encoding ATP-binding protein — protein sequence MNSEELSSYVFAKLAEAQKLSEDNIRTADTPLEHRKTYHRIEKYVDEFLDGYIENRFIIMPGLRGIGKTTILFQIYEYLRKEKGITDDRILYISVDELSTYLGAKLFEAIDVFVKEVHETSQVNLEKELFILVDEAHYDKEWSQTGKIIYDKSKKIFLIFTGSSALSFEMNVDAARRIKKEPVFPMNFSEYNILKNKIFPPEDMASSLRDLIFKGDESSLEYASKKENEMRRNLIKLERPVEKEWEDFLFCRDFPFGLNMDRIEVYERVFSMVNRVIEKDVFSLQSFNTDTRNTISRIITFLALQDPGGTSDVKLGTILEKSPKLIREILNILEKTHLIISVKPYGAAGKVIRKPWKYYFLSPTINAAIRFKLGKYDTRDRKLLGILAESLVVSYFFRLKETSHMPLGIFYDSGKNGVDFLLQGLNGIIPVEVGVGKKDKSQIKKAINKYKSEYGIVISNRTSKITKDGKIIFIPLITFSFI from the coding sequence ATGAATTCTGAAGAGTTGTCAAGCTATGTTTTTGCAAAATTGGCAGAGGCACAAAAGTTATCAGAGGATAATATTAGAACTGCTGATACTCCACTTGAACATAGAAAAACATATCATCGAATTGAGAAATATGTAGATGAGTTTTTAGATGGTTATATTGAAAATAGATTTATTATTATGCCTGGTTTAAGGGGAATTGGGAAGACAACGATTTTATTTCAGATATATGAATATTTAAGAAAAGAAAAAGGTATAACAGATGATAGAATCCTTTATATTTCAGTTGATGAATTAAGTACATATTTAGGGGCTAAACTATTTGAAGCGATAGATGTTTTTGTTAAAGAAGTTCATGAGACCTCACAGGTAAACCTAGAAAAAGAGTTGTTTATTCTGGTTGATGAAGCCCATTACGATAAAGAATGGTCTCAAACTGGTAAGATAATATATGACAAAAGCAAAAAAATATTTCTTATATTTACTGGTTCTTCTGCATTAAGTTTTGAAATGAACGTTGATGCTGCAAGGAGAATAAAAAAAGAACCAGTATTTCCAATGAATTTCTCAGAATACAACATATTAAAGAATAAAATTTTCCCCCCCGAGGATATGGCCAGTAGTTTAAGAGATTTGATTTTTAAGGGTGATGAAAGCTCATTGGAATATGCATCCAAAAAAGAAAATGAAATGAGAAGAAATCTGATAAAATTAGAGCGGCCAGTTGAGAAAGAGTGGGAAGATTTTTTATTTTGCAGAGATTTTCCTTTTGGATTGAATATGGATAGAATAGAAGTCTATGAAAGAGTATTTAGCATGGTTAACAGGGTGATAGAAAAAGATGTATTTTCTTTGCAGTCTTTTAATACAGATACAAGAAATACTATTTCAAGAATTATCACATTTTTGGCGCTTCAAGATCCCGGTGGAACCTCTGATGTAAAACTTGGAACTATATTGGAAAAATCACCGAAATTAATCAGAGAAATACTAAACATATTAGAAAAAACACACTTAATCATTAGTGTAAAGCCTTATGGCGCTGCAGGGAAGGTTATAAGAAAACCGTGGAAATATTATTTCTTATCTCCAACAATAAATGCTGCAATAAGGTTCAAATTAGGTAAATATGATACAAGAGATAGGAAACTACTGGGAATTCTAGCTGAAAGTTTAGTTGTATCCTATTTTTTCAGACTGAAAGAAACATCCCATATGCCTTTAGGAATATTCTATGATTCAGGAAAAAACGGCGTTGATTTTTTACTCCAAGGTTTAAATGGCATAATACCTGTTGAAGTGGGTGTTGGAAAAAAGGACAAAAGCCAAATTAAAAAAGCCATTAATAAATATAAATCTGAATATGGAATTGTAATCTCAAATAGAACAAGTAAAATAACAAAAGATGGTAAGATAATCTTTATTCCCTTAATAACGTTTTCTTTTATTTAA
- a CDS encoding fumarate hydratase, translated as MITQKQVEDAVCRIYRDAVIELPEDVTLALRRAHENEDNKTARLNLGTVLKNIEAANTDGIPMCQDTGLPIVFVKLGRVRVENLYQGIRNGVERATMEVPLRPNVVDPLTRKNTGTNTGKGIPQVDVELVDGDYLELTVFPKGFGSENNNALKMGLPGEGVEGIKNFVVETVKAAGGKPCPPTRIGVGIGGSSDMALKLAKKALLRDVQDKNSDERLSKLEEELLEAVNATGIGPMGLGGKTTALDVKVEMVDTHTAGLPIGICIQCWAARHSSIVLMDE; from the coding sequence ATGATTACACAAAAACAGGTTGAAGATGCTGTGTGCCGGATCTACAGGGATGCTGTGATCGAACTTCCAGAGGATGTGACTCTGGCCTTAAGAAGGGCACACGAAAATGAAGATAATAAGACTGCACGCTTAAATCTTGGGACTGTCTTGAAGAATATTGAAGCTGCTAACACAGATGGGATTCCAATGTGCCAGGATACAGGTCTCCCAATAGTTTTTGTGAAACTCGGCAGGGTTCGGGTGGAAAACCTCTACCAGGGCATAAGGAACGGTGTTGAGAGGGCAACCATGGAGGTGCCACTGCGCCCAAACGTTGTGGATCCTCTGACACGTAAGAACACAGGCACCAACACTGGAAAGGGCATTCCCCAGGTGGATGTGGAGCTTGTTGATGGTGATTACCTTGAGTTAACTGTTTTTCCAAAGGGGTTCGGCTCTGAGAACAACAACGCACTGAAGATGGGACTTCCAGGTGAGGGTGTAGAGGGCATCAAAAACTTCGTGGTTGAGACTGTGAAGGCTGCAGGGGGCAAACCATGCCCACCAACACGTATTGGGGTTGGAATCGGAGGATCCTCAGACATGGCACTGAAACTTGCAAAAAAAGCCCTTCTCAGGGATGTTCAGGATAAAAATTCCGATGAAAGACTTTCAAAGCTTGAAGAGGAGCTCCTTGAAGCTGTTAACGCCACTGGCATCGGCCCAATGGGGCTCGGTGGTAAAACAACTGCCCTTGACGTTAAGGTTGAGATGGTTGACACCCACACAGCAGGGCTTCCAATAGGGATCTGCATCCAGTGCTGGGCTGCAAGGCACAGCAGCATTGTTTTAATGGATGAATGA
- the porB gene encoding pyruvate synthase subunit PorB, whose translation MEISDKEFLAPGHRACAGCGATIGVRLALKVLGENTVAVSATGCLEVITTPYPETAWEIPWIHVAFENAAAVASGVESAFKAMGKKANIVAFAGDGGTADIGLQALSGAMERGHNIIYICYDNEAYMNTGIQRSGATPYGASTTTSPAGKESFGEDKFKKNIPMIMAAHGVPYVATASISYPEDFMKKVKKASEVDGPAYIHLHQPCTTGWGYKPSKTIDMGRLAVETGSWILYEIEDGEFKVTYRPMERKPVAEYLNAQKRFRHLQEEEKQRIQSHVDAICSELKI comes from the coding sequence ATGGAAATATCTGATAAAGAATTTCTTGCACCCGGACACAGAGCATGCGCAGGATGCGGTGCCACAATAGGAGTCAGGTTAGCACTGAAAGTCTTAGGTGAAAACACCGTGGCAGTATCTGCAACAGGATGTTTAGAGGTTATAACAACTCCTTATCCTGAAACTGCATGGGAAATTCCATGGATCCACGTTGCATTTGAAAACGCCGCAGCAGTTGCATCAGGTGTTGAATCTGCATTCAAGGCAATGGGCAAAAAAGCCAACATCGTTGCCTTCGCTGGAGATGGAGGTACAGCAGATATAGGTCTACAGGCTTTATCCGGAGCCATGGAAAGAGGACATAACATAATTTACATCTGTTACGATAACGAAGCCTACATGAACACAGGTATACAGAGAAGTGGAGCAACACCATACGGTGCATCAACAACAACCTCCCCTGCAGGTAAGGAAAGCTTCGGTGAGGATAAATTCAAAAAGAACATTCCAATGATAATGGCAGCCCACGGTGTGCCATACGTTGCAACAGCATCAATATCATACCCTGAAGACTTCATGAAGAAGGTTAAAAAAGCTTCAGAAGTTGATGGACCTGCATACATACACCTCCACCAGCCATGTACCACTGGATGGGGTTACAAACCATCTAAAACCATAGACATGGGCAGGCTGGCTGTTGAGACAGGTTCATGGATCCTCTACGAGATAGAGGATGGTGAGTTCAAGGTCACCTACAGGCCAATGGAGAGAAAACCTGTTGCTGAGTATCTCAATGCTCAGAAGAGGTTCAGACACCTGCAAGAAGAGGAGAAACAGAGGATTCAAAGCCATGTGGATGCAATCTGCAGTGAGCTTAAAATATAA
- a CDS encoding phosphate signaling complex PhoU family protein, translated as MFELILESKLNSIQDDLLIYSEETVERINDSVNGFINNDVGVSRSIIESTDEINRKSYKIEQECLKILGLHQPLAKDLRLGAAVLRVSIELERINDLSAYISRYAIDSNENALNYHKPPHIIFMSETVQKMLQDGVGALLNEDLQLLKRCTKNYVVVQDFYNQMFEEYNDVTNSSSHTYLILVGRNLLSMGNHVMGMADRVAYSIVGKRVMHHKLFHNVLMR; from the coding sequence ATGTTTGAACTCATACTTGAAAGCAAACTGAACTCAATCCAGGATGACCTATTGATCTACAGTGAAGAAACTGTTGAAAGAATAAATGACTCTGTTAACGGATTCATAAACAATGATGTGGGTGTATCCAGGAGTATAATAGAATCTACAGATGAAATTAACAGAAAAAGCTATAAAATCGAGCAGGAATGTCTTAAAATTCTTGGGCTGCACCAGCCCCTTGCAAAGGATCTGAGACTTGGGGCTGCAGTTTTAAGGGTCTCAATAGAACTTGAGAGGATAAACGATTTATCAGCTTACATATCCAGATATGCGATAGACTCAAATGAAAATGCTTTAAATTATCATAAACCTCCCCACATAATTTTCATGTCTGAAACAGTCCAGAAAATGCTTCAGGATGGGGTGGGGGCCTTGTTGAATGAAGATTTACAGCTTCTCAAACGGTGCACCAAGAATTACGTTGTTGTCCAAGATTTTTACAACCAGATGTTTGAGGAGTACAACGACGTCACAAATTCAAGTTCCCATACATATCTGATACTTGTGGGAAGGAACCTTCTGAGTATGGGAAACCACGTAATGGGAATGGCAGATAGGGTAGCATATTCCATTGTTGGAAAGCGCGTCATGCATCATAAATTATTCCACAACGTTTTAATGAGGTGA
- the pstB gene encoding phosphate ABC transporter ATP-binding protein PstB, whose product MDYRIEVEDLNVYFDDAHILKDVNLKIRKNRVTSFIGPSGCGKSTFIRTLNRMNDLIPTFKKEGTVLLDGEDIYNPKVDVVELRKKIGMVFQKANPFPKSIFDNVAYGLRIHGITDKDWIEQRVEESLKEAALWKEVKDKLDKSAMGLSGGQQQRLCIARTIAVEPEVILMDEPCSALDPISTTKIEDLIHKLKKDFTIIIVTHNMQQATRVSKYTAFFLNGEIVESGLTEKLFIEPEDKRTEDYITGRFG is encoded by the coding sequence ATGGATTACAGAATAGAAGTTGAAGATTTAAATGTTTACTTTGATGACGCACATATATTAAAGGATGTGAACCTTAAAATTCGTAAGAACAGGGTCACATCATTCATAGGACCTTCAGGATGTGGTAAATCCACTTTCATAAGAACCCTCAACAGGATGAACGACCTCATACCAACCTTCAAGAAGGAGGGAACCGTGCTCCTGGATGGTGAGGACATATACAATCCCAAGGTGGATGTTGTTGAACTGCGTAAAAAAATTGGAATGGTATTCCAGAAGGCAAATCCATTCCCAAAATCAATATTTGACAACGTTGCCTATGGACTCAGAATCCATGGAATCACTGATAAGGACTGGATCGAACAGAGGGTTGAAGAGAGTCTTAAGGAAGCGGCGCTTTGGAAGGAGGTTAAGGATAAACTGGATAAGTCTGCAATGGGACTTTCAGGTGGACAGCAGCAGCGACTTTGCATTGCAAGGACAATAGCAGTTGAACCTGAGGTCATACTCATGGATGAGCCATGTTCTGCTCTGGACCCAATATCAACCACCAAGATCGAGGACCTCATACACAAGCTCAAGAAGGATTTCACCATCATAATCGTGACCCACAACATGCAGCAGGCAACAAGGGTTTCAAAGTACACAGCATTCTTCCTAAACGGTGAGATAGTTGAAAGCGGACTTACAGAGAAGCTTTTCATAGAACCTGAGGACAAACGTACTGAAGATTACATAACAGGCAGATTCGGTTGA
- the pstA gene encoding phosphate ABC transporter permease PstA: MKGVFWASGILTIVIMLVIIGYILLKGLPVVNLNFLISDPVDSGASGGIAPMIVSTIYVTLIAVIVATPIGVGAAVYLTEYTEENNVVKLIRFGSETLASVPSIVFGLFGLSFFVIFLKMGWSLLSGGLVLALMALPTIFQVAEVTIRSVPRSYSEGSLALGATKWQTVYRVVLPASVPGITTGIILGMARAISEAAAIMFAVGSALAMPLSIFDPGRPLPLHLYILATEGISLDNAYGTAAVLVLIVLAITVLTNTLVERYSKRMMGR, from the coding sequence ATGAAAGGAGTTTTCTGGGCCTCAGGTATTTTAACCATTGTAATAATGCTTGTTATAATAGGTTACATCCTTTTAAAGGGTCTTCCAGTGGTCAACCTGAACTTCCTCATCAGCGACCCTGTGGATTCAGGTGCATCTGGAGGAATAGCCCCTATGATAGTGTCAACCATATACGTGACACTCATAGCTGTGATAGTGGCAACACCAATAGGTGTTGGAGCAGCAGTTTACCTCACGGAGTACACAGAGGAAAACAACGTTGTAAAACTCATAAGGTTCGGTTCAGAGACACTGGCATCAGTACCTTCAATAGTATTCGGTCTCTTTGGACTGTCATTCTTCGTGATATTCCTTAAAATGGGATGGTCACTGCTCTCAGGAGGTCTTGTACTGGCGCTAATGGCCCTTCCAACCATATTCCAGGTTGCAGAGGTAACAATACGATCCGTACCAAGATCCTACAGTGAGGGAAGCCTTGCACTGGGTGCGACTAAATGGCAGACAGTTTACAGGGTTGTTCTACCAGCTTCAGTTCCAGGAATAACCACAGGGATTATCTTGGGAATGGCAAGGGCAATATCCGAGGCTGCAGCCATAATGTTTGCTGTTGGTTCAGCACTGGCAATGCCACTTTCCATATTTGACCCAGGACGGCCTTTACCACTCCACCTGTACATACTGGCAACCGAGGGAATATCCCTTGACAATGCATACGGTACAGCAGCTGTACTCGTACTCATAGTACTTGCAATAACAGTTTTAACCAACACACTGGTTGAAAGATACTCAAAAAGGATGATGGGGCGATAG
- a CDS encoding 4Fe-4S dicluster domain-containing protein encodes MKELVSRPELCEDCGRCERICPKNAIRVVDSVPLHCLHCAEDRAPCMTVCPEDAISEVDGAIIINEDDCIGCGLCRDACPVGAIHIDEAGIAKKCNLCIEREVPLCVSVCPTEALKACSEDVISEKREKLAKELERVKMIMKY; translated from the coding sequence ATGAAGGAACTTGTATCCAGACCTGAACTCTGTGAAGACTGCGGTAGATGCGAACGTATCTGTCCAAAAAATGCCATACGCGTTGTGGACAGTGTTCCACTCCACTGCCTCCACTGTGCAGAGGACAGAGCACCTTGCATGACTGTTTGTCCTGAAGATGCCATCTCTGAGGTTGACGGTGCCATCATCATCAACGAGGACGACTGTATCGGCTGCGGACTCTGCAGGGATGCCTGTCCTGTTGGAGCAATCCACATAGATGAAGCTGGAATAGCCAAGAAGTGCAACCTCTGCATTGAAAGGGAAGTACCACTGTGTGTTTCAGTCTGCCCAACTGAAGCTCTTAAAGCATGTTCTGAGGATGTCATATCCGAAAAACGGGAAAAACTTGCAAAAGAGCTTGAAAGGGTTAAGATGATAATGAAGTACTGA
- the porC gene encoding pyruvate synthase subunit PorC → MIEIRFHGRGGQGAVTAAEIMAKSAFEDGKYCQAFPFFGVERRGAPVMAFSRIDDQPIRRRYQVYNPDYVIVLDDGLLEVVDVFSGIKEGGEVIINTNKDIKPVDGVKIHKIDATGIALDILGVPIVNTVMLGAFAGVTGQVSLDSIIKIIKETFRGEVAEKNAKAAKIAYEKVKEV, encoded by the coding sequence ATGATTGAAATTCGCTTTCACGGACGCGGTGGACAGGGAGCCGTAACAGCCGCTGAAATAATGGCAAAATCCGCATTTGAAGATGGTAAATATTGTCAGGCATTTCCATTTTTCGGTGTTGAAAGAAGAGGCGCTCCTGTAATGGCGTTTTCAAGAATAGACGACCAACCCATAAGAAGAAGGTATCAGGTTTACAATCCAGATTACGTTATAGTACTTGATGATGGACTTTTAGAGGTCGTAGATGTTTTCTCCGGAATTAAAGAAGGCGGAGAAGTTATTATAAATACAAATAAAGACATTAAACCTGTAGACGGGGTTAAAATACACAAAATAGATGCTACAGGTATAGCACTGGATATATTAGGTGTTCCAATCGTTAACACCGTTATGCTAGGTGCTTTTGCTGGTGTAACTGGCCAGGTATCGCTAGACTCCATAATAAAGATCATAAAGGAAACCTTCCGTGGAGAAGTAGCTGAAAAGAACGCTAAAGCAGCTAAAATAGCATACGAAAAAGTTAAAGAGGTATAA